A region from the Lycium barbarum isolate Lr01 chromosome 8, ASM1917538v2, whole genome shotgun sequence genome encodes:
- the LOC132606841 gene encoding ribulose bisphosphate carboxylase/oxygenase activase 2, chloroplastic, which translates to MAASVSTIGAANKAPLSLNNSVSGTSVPSTAFFGKTLKKVYGKSISSPKITNRSFRISAEEKEIDEKKQSDGDRWKGLIMDASDDQQDIARGKGMVDSLFQAPTGTGTHHAIMNSYEYLSQGLKQYNMDNKLDGLYIAPAFMDKLVVHITKNFLKLPNIKIPLILGVWGGKGQGKSFQCELVFRKMGINPIMMSAGELESGNAGEPAKLIRQRYREAAEIIRKGNMCCLFINDLDAGAGRMGGTTQYTVNNQMVNATLMNIADNPTNVQLPGMYNKQENARVPIIVTGNDFSTLYAPLIRDGRMEKFYWAPTREDRIGVCKGIFRTDNVPDEAVVKIVDTFPGQSIDFFGALRARVYDDEVRKWVSGTGIEAIGDKLLNSFDGPPTFEQPKMTVEKLLEYGNMLVQEQENVKRVQLAETYLKDAALGDANADAINTGSF; encoded by the exons ATGGCTGCCTCAGTGTCAACCATTGGAGCTGCCAACAAAGCACCG TTGAGTTTGAACAACTCAGTTTCTGGAACTTCAGTTCCAAGTACAGCCTTCTTTGGCAAAACCTTGAAGAAAGTGTATGGAAAAAGTATTTCCAGCCCCAAGATTACAAACAGGAGCTTCAGAATTTCAGCTGAAGAAAAAGAAATAGACGAGAAGAAACAGAGCGATGGGGACAGATGGAAGGGTCTTATTATGGATGCATCCGATGATCAACAGGACATCGCAAGGGGTAAGGGTATGGTTGACAGTCTTTTCCAGGCTCCTACGGGTACTGGTACTCACCACGCCATTATGAATTCCTACGAATACCTCAGCCAAGGTCTTAAACA ATACAACATGGACAACAAGTTGGACGGACTCTACATCGCCCCTGCTTTTATGGACAAGCTTGTTGTTCACATCACCAAGAACTTCTTGAAATTGCCCAACATCAAG ATTCCACTCATCTTGGGTGTATGGGGAGGCAAAGGTCAAGGTAAATCATTCCAATGTGAGCTTGTTTTCAGAAAGATGGGAATCAA CCCCATTATGATGAGTGCTGGAGAATTGGAAAGTGGAAATGCAGGAGAGCCTGCAAAATTGATTAGGCAAAGGTACAGAGAGGCAGCTGAAATCATCAGGAAAGGAAACATGTGTTGCCTCTTCATCAATGATCTCGATGCAGGAGCTGGTAGAATGGGTGGCACTACCCAATACACCGTCAACAACCAGATGGTGAACGCCACCCTCATGAACATTGCTGACAACCCAACAAATGTCCAGCTCCCCGGTATGTACAACAAGCAAGAGAACGCCAGGGTCCCCATTATTGTCACTGGTAACGATTTCTCCACATTGTATGCTCCTCTTATCCGTGATGGTCGTATGGAGAAGTTCTACTGGGCACCAACTAGGGAGGATAGAATTGGAGTTTGCAAGGGTATTTTCAGAACTGACAACGTCCCTGATGAAGCTGTTGTGAAGATTGTTGATACCTTCCCTGGACAATCTATTG ATTTCTTCGGTGCTCTGAGGGCACGAGTATATGACGATGAGGTGAGGAAATGGGTTTCAGGCACTGGAATTGAAGCTATTGGTGATAAACTTTTGAACTCTTTTGACGGACCCCCAACTTTTGAGCAACCAAAAATGACCGTTGAGAAGCTCCTCGAGTATGGTAACATGCTTGTGCAAGAGCAAGAGAATGTGAAGAGAGTTCAGTTGGCTGAAACATATCTTAAAGATGCTGCACTTGGAGATGCTAACGCGGATGCCATCAACACTGGATCTTTCTAA